Genomic window (Achromobacter sp. B7):
GCCCCCGCAAGTGGGCGACCGCGTCACCGTGGCCATCGACTGGCCGCGCCGCCATCGCCTGATGCGGCTGCACACCTGTCTGCACCTGCTGGGCGCGCTGGTGCCCGCCCCCGTGACCGGATGCAGCATCTCGGCCGACTCCGCCCGCATCGATTTCGACCTGCCCGAATCCACCCTGGAAAAGGCCGAGCTGACCGAGCGCCTGAATGCGCTGATCAACCGTGGCCTGGACGTCACCGTCACCGGCATCACCCCGGAAGAACTGGCCGCGCAGCCCGACCTGGTGCGCACGGTGGGCGCGGCGCCCCCGACGGGCACGGCCAAGATCCGCATTGTGGATATCCCCGGGGTGGATCGCCAGCCCTGTGGCGGCACCCACGTGCGCAACACCGGCGAAATCGGCTCGGTGACCATCGCCAAGATCGAAAAGAAAAGCCGCACGAATCGACGCGTGGTCGTCAACTTTGCATAAGCGATGCGCGATAAAAAAAGGGCCGCGATGTTATCGCGGCCCTTGTTTGACGAGCGCCAGGGTTCAAGCTTTCTTCCACCAACGCCAAGGCGCGCGCAGCGGCCATTGATACTGGCTGCCCAACACGCGGGGCGCCAGCAGATGTCCTACCAGCACCGCGATGCCCGCCGCAGTCATCACGTCGGAAAGGTAGTGGTCCAGGTTGACCAGCCGGCTCATCGCCACCAACGCGGCCAGCAGCAGAAACACCACGCGCCAGCGCGGCGCCAGGATGCTCAGCACCACGGCCACGGCAAAGGCCGCATAGGTGTGGCTGGACGGAAAGGAATTGAACTGCTGCGCGCGTGAAAACGATTCGCCCAGCCCGTAGATGCCCTTTTCGAAGAACAACTCGGGACGCGCACGCGCGACCGACCGCTTGAGCAACAACACGACCACCCCGCCCACGGCCATGGTCGACAGCATCAGCAAGCTGCCGCGCGCCATGCTGGAATAGCTCATGCGCAGCGGGTTGCGCCAGCCACGCGTCAGGCCGATCAAGCCCACCACGTAGAAAGCCAGCGCCACGCCGATATACGGGCCGCTTTCGCCCAATTCGCCCACCCATTCAAAAGATTCGTTCACGCCGGCGGACACCGACTGCTTGATCCAGATGGCCAGGGGCAGGTCCACCCAGCGCGCACTCGCGCCGGCCAGCAACGCCAGGGCCGCGGCCAGCAACAGCCAGGGCGTCCAGGAAAATGGGTTGCGGATCTGGTTTTGGGCGGAGGGGCCGGGCGCGGCAGGGGGCACGGAGGCGGCGGCCTGGGGCGTCAGGGGGTTCGGTGTCATCGGTGCCGCTTACGGGAAAAGAGGAACGCTTAAGGGGAAACGGGAATATTACTTGCGGCGGGAATCGAGCCGGCTCGCTATCGTAACGGCGACGTACCCGCGGGGCCAAGAAACAATTTTCCGGCAAAGGTTAAAATTCCGCCTTTCCACCCCTTTCAGCCCCCGGGATCTACACCCGTTACGGCGACACTCATGCAAGCTACCTCCCTCAAGCGCGCCAACGCGCCCAGCGCCGGCGATTCCGCCGCCGCCGCCCTTCCGGACACTGCCGCCGCCGACGCGGGCACCGGTTCCCCCCGCAAGCTGTACATCCGCACCTTTGGCTGCCAGATGAACGAGTACGA
Coding sequences:
- a CDS encoding alanyl-tRNA editing protein; this encodes MTATATATATRKRFDDEPYLDQCQATITAVSPEGVELDETVCYARSGGQAGDSGTVTLTDGRVLTLADTVYADDRQRILHVLSLADGDAPPQVGDRVTVAIDWPRRHRLMRLHTCLHLLGALVPAPVTGCSISADSARIDFDLPESTLEKAELTERLNALINRGLDVTVTGITPEELAAQPDLVRTVGAAPPTGTAKIRIVDIPGVDRQPCGGTHVRNTGEIGSVTIAKIEKKSRTNRRVVVNFA
- a CDS encoding phosphatase PAP2 family protein, which produces MTPNPLTPQAAASVPPAAPGPSAQNQIRNPFSWTPWLLLAAALALLAGASARWVDLPLAIWIKQSVSAGVNESFEWVGELGESGPYIGVALAFYVVGLIGLTRGWRNPLRMSYSSMARGSLLMLSTMAVGGVVVLLLKRSVARARPELFFEKGIYGLGESFSRAQQFNSFPSSHTYAAFAVAVVLSILAPRWRVVFLLLAALVAMSRLVNLDHYLSDVMTAAGIAVLVGHLLAPRVLGSQYQWPLRAPWRWWKKA